CGGCCACCTCGCCGTCGCCCGGCATGAGAGCACGGATCAGGCGGGTGAGCCGGATCGCCTCGGCGGTCAGGTCGTGACGCAGGGGATCGGTGTCGGGGCCGGTCGCCAGGTAGCCCTCGTTGAACACCAGATACAGCACGGCGAGTACGCCGGAGACGCGTGCCGGGAGATCCTCGGCGGACGGCACCCGATACGGGATGCGAGCCGCCTTGATCTTGGCCTTCGCGCGGGTGATCCGCCGCTCCAAGGCGGTCTCGGCCACCAGGAAGGCGCGGGCGATCTCGGGCACGGTCAGACCGCCGACCATGCGCAGGGTCAGCGCTACGCGGGTCTGCATCGCCAGCGCCGGGTGGCAGCAGGTGAAGATCAGCCGGAGCCGGTCGTCGTCGATGGCGCCGACAGGCTCGGGCGGGCCGTCGTACGTCATCTGAGCCTCCTTGTGCTTGTCGTCGCGCTTGTTCTCACGGCGGATCCGGTCGATGGCCTTGCGGTTGGCTGTGGTGGTCAGCCAGGCGCCGGGGTTGGGGGGTGTACCGTCGGCCGGCCACCGCTCGACGGCGGTCGCGAACGCCTCGGCGGCCGCCTCCTCGGCGATGTCGAGGTCACCGAAACGCCTGGTCAGGGCGGCGACCACCCGGGCCCACTCCCCCTGGTGGGCCCGGGTGACCGCCTCCTCGACGTCGCTCACAGGAACGGCCGCACCTCGATCTTCCGATCACAGACCTTCGAGGCCTCGGCGGCGAGCTTGAGCGCCACATCCAGATCGGGGGCCTCCCACACCCAGACGCCGGCGAGGTACTCCTTCGACTCCACGAACGGCCCGTCGCTGAACACCGCCTGCTCGCCCCGGTTGTCGACGACCGTGGCCGCGTCGGTGTCCGCGAGTCCGCCCGAGAAGACCCAGTAACCCTCGGCGATCAGCCGTTCGTTGAACGCGCTGATAGCGGGCCGTCTGTCCGTGCTGCCAGGATCGCTCTTGTCATCGATCACGGAAACCAGGTACCGCATTTGAAGATCAACTCCTATGGCGTCGAGCCAGCGTGGTCCGGTGGTCAGGGACTTCAGGCCGTCGCATACTGCGGGCGCCCAGCCGGCTGGTAGACCTGGATCGACACACCCTTGGAGTCGACCCGCGATTCGACCAGGTCGAGCGCGAGATCCGGGCCCGCGTCGGGGAACAACCGCGCGCCCTGGCCGACGACCACC
This portion of the Sphaerisporangium krabiense genome encodes:
- a CDS encoding YciI family protein, with the protein product MRYLVSVIDDKSDPGSTDRRPAISAFNERLIAEGYWVFSGGLADTDAATVVDNRGEQAVFSDGPFVESKEYLAGVWVWEAPDLDVALKLAAEASKVCDRKIEVRPFL
- a CDS encoding RNA polymerase sigma factor, yielding MSDVEEAVTRAHQGEWARVVAALTRRFGDLDIAEEAAAEAFATAVERWPADGTPPNPGAWLTTTANRKAIDRIRRENKRDDKHKEAQMTYDGPPEPVGAIDDDRLRLIFTCCHPALAMQTRVALTLRMVGGLTVPEIARAFLVAETALERRITRAKAKIKAARIPYRVPSAEDLPARVSGVLAVLYLVFNEGYLATGPDTDPLRHDLTAEAIRLTRLIRALMPGDGEVAGLLALMLLTDARRTARISAGGELVPLDEQDRGAWDTGLIAEGHGLVRERLAAAAAGVAPGRYQILAAINAVHTSARDIRDTDWSQVLALYDQLARLDPSPIIALNRSIAVAELDGPRVALAAVDRLEDELAGYHAYHATRADLLRRQGHSRQSRAAYDRAIELAGNTAETAYLTRRRDQLR